A DNA window from Lagenorhynchus albirostris chromosome 5, mLagAlb1.1, whole genome shotgun sequence contains the following coding sequences:
- the UMPS gene encoding uridine 5'-monophosphate synthase isoform X2, with protein sequence MGPAAPRHVGSSQTGVAEILFQTAQNAGINFDTVCGVPYTALPLATVICSTNQIPMLIRRKETKDYGTKRLVEGAINPGETCLIIEDVVTSGSSVLETVEALQKEGLKVTDAIVLLDREQGGKDKLQAHGIRLHSVCTLSKMLEILEQQKKIDAEMVERVKRFIQENVFVAANHNGSLPSVKKGPKELSFGARAELPGIHPVASKLLRLMQKKETNLCLSADISESRELLQLADALGPRICMLKTHVDILNDFTLDVMKELTILAKRHEFLIFEDRKFADIGNTVKKQYEGGVFKIASWADLVNAHVVPGSGVVKGLGEVGLPLHRACLLVAEMSSAGSLATGSYTEAAVRMAEEHSEFVVGFISGSRVSMKPEFLHLTPGVQLEAGGDNLGQQYNSPQEVIGKRGSDIIIVGRGITTSANRLDAAEMYRKAAWEAYLSRLAV encoded by the exons atgggcccagccgctccgcggcatgttggatcttcccagaccggg GTTGCAGAAATTTTATTCCAAACTGCCCAAAATGCAGGGATCAATTTTGATACTGTGTGTGGAGTACCTTATACAGCTTTACCATTGGCCACGGTTATCTGTTCAACCAACCAAATTCCAATGCTTattagaaggaaggaaacaaaggatTATG gtaCTAAGCGTCTTGTAGAAGGGGCTATTAATCCAGGAGAAACCTGTTTGATCATTGAAGATGTTGTCACCAGTGGATCTAGTGTTTTGGAAACTGTTGAGGCTCTTCAGAAGGAGGGCTTGAAGGTCACTGATGCCATAGTGCTGCTGGACAGAGAGCAAGGAGGAAAGGACAAGTTGCAGGCGCATGGGATTCGTCTCCACTCAGTGTGTACATTGTCCAAAATGCTGGAGATTCTtgagcaacagaaaaaaattgatgCTGAGATGGTCGAGAGAGTGAAGAGATTTATTCAGGAGAATGTTTTTGTGGCAGCTAATCATAATGGTTCTCTCCCTTCTGTAAAGAAAGGACCCAAAGAACTAAGCTTTGGTGCACGTGCAGAGCTGCCCGGGATCCACCCAGTTGCATCAAAGCTTCTCAGACTTATGCAAAAGAAGGAGACCAATCTGTGCCTGTCTGCTGATATTTCAGAGTCCAGAGAGCTGTTGCAGCTAGCAGATGCTTTAGGACCCAGAATCTGCATGCTCAAGACTCATGTAGATATTTTGAATGATTTTACTCTGGATGTGATGAAGGAGTTAACCATTCTGGCCAAACGCCATGAGTTTCTAATATTTGAAGACCGGAAATTTGCAGATATAGGAAACACAGTAAAAAAGCAGTATGAAG GTGGTGTCTTTAAAATAGCTTCTTGGGCAGATCTAGTAAACGCTCATGTGGTtccaggctcaggagttgtgaaAGGCCTGGGAGAAGTAGGCCTGCCCCTGCACCGGGCATGCTTACTCGTTGCAGAAATGAGCTCTGCTGGCTCCTTGGCCACTGGGAGCTATACTGAAGCAGCG GTGAGAATGGCCGAAGAGCATTCTGAATTTGTGGTTGGTTTTATTTCTGGCTCCCGGGTAAGCATGAAACCAGAATTTCTTCACTTGACTCCAGGAGTTCAGTTAGAAGCAGGAG GTGATAATCTCGGCCAGCAGTACAACAGCCCACAAGAAGTGATTGGCAAACGAGGTTCTGATATCATCATTGTGGGCCGGGGCATAACAACATCAGCTAATCGTCTGGACGCAGCCGAGATGTACAGAAAAGCTGCTTGGGAAGCTTATTTGAGTAGACTTGCTGTTTGA